The following are encoded together in the Triticum dicoccoides isolate Atlit2015 ecotype Zavitan chromosome 6B, WEW_v2.0, whole genome shotgun sequence genome:
- the LOC119321940 gene encoding probable leucine-rich repeat receptor-like protein kinase At1g35710, with amino-acid sequence MEPSSPVKLIPLTILLASFLAAIAMPSLDEQAAALVAWKATLPNKQALPSWGNKTASWPCNWRGIRCGRQAGQRVITRMSLRGMMLGGTLELLNFSAVVTLARLELPHNELAGRLPLDIQLLKELHVLLLHGNQIRGSIPPVLANLTKLSCLVLSHNLLTNQIPDVIGELESLVVLNLSSNHLVGPIPDGIGRLSNLIGLDLSNNILDGQIPISLGNLSVHNNIKFLALPGNNLTGPITKEFGNLVSLDYLDLSQNRFVGRIPTNINNFTKLATLELSENFFSGNIPNQIGDLVKLKSLKLHSNELFGYIPSNLENLTTITALYLQNNHLSGHIPQSLGDLIRLEELRLGINELRYSIPKSIGNLTKLHTLTLWRNQLSGEIPQAFENLGNMKQLELQDNNFTGSVPNSLWNLTKITTLYLHNNQLSGPISQDLGSLVNLKNLTLSHNRLTGHIPYSLGNLTKLRNINLSHNQLSGPIPQYIGNLIGLTRFQLSNNNLSGALPPGLCVGGRLQKFTASDNNLVGPLPTSFINCRSLVRVRLERNQLSGDISEMGAHPNLVYIDISLNKLFGKLSQRWGECYKLTMLRASNNNITGVIPESIGQLSQLRIIDLSSNRIQGQIQPEIGNLTSLFNLTLGKNLLHGSIPQEIGLLRNLEYLDLSSNSLSGLIGGSIEHCLKLSFVKLSHNHFNGSIPDELGMLVNLQELLDLSDNSFVGTIPTQFGGLRVLENLNLSHNALSGSIPPSFQSMTSLSSMDVSYNNLEGPVPQSRFFEEAPFVWFTHNKQLCGLVKWLPPCDHTPMGGHYKKSKLVFLGMIPAIMSFLIIAVLVTMQCKKKKLKAEGGNRIQQNKLFTIWNFDGGNVYKQIIDATENFNETHCIGTGGYGSVYRAQIPTGEIFAVKKVCMMEGDESFNREIDALMHIRHRNIAKLVGYCSGTHHRFLVYEYMDRGCLATSLKSKETAIELDWTRRLTIAKDMAHALSYMHHDCFAPIVHRDIKSANILLDRGYRACISDFGIAKILGGDVSNCTRLAGTKGYLAPELAYTTRVTEKCDVYSFGVLMLELFMGRHPGDFLSSLSWKCMTLQDLLDTRLPSPKPEIASEIFKVITAAVQCLEPNPSCRPTMQHVTQLFCKVEGPITLDHLHAEFIVPAQYHGCS; translated from the exons ATGGAGCCATCATCCCCCGTTAAACTCATCCCACTCACCATATTGCTAGCCTCATTTCTTGCAGCCATCGCCATGCCATCGCTTGACGAGCAAGCAGCAGCGCTCGTGGCCTGGAAAGCCACCCTCCCCAACAAACAAGCCTTGCCATCCTGGGGAAACAAGACCGCATCATGGCCCTGCAACTGGCGCGGCATCCGCTGCGGCAGACAAGCAGGGCAGCGGGTGATCACCCGGATGTCTCTGCGGGGGATGATGCTGGGCGGGACGCTTGAGCTCCTCAACTTCTCTGCCGTGGTGACACTGGCAAGGCTTGAGCTCCCACACAACGAGCTTGCTGGGAGGCTTCCTCTGGATATTCAGCTCCTCAAAGAGCTCCATGTTCTGCTTCTCCACGGCAACCAGATAAGGGGCTCGATTCCACCCGTCCTTGCAAACCTAACCAAACTGTCTTGTTTGGTGCTAAGCCACAATCTCCTTACCAATCAAATACCAGATGTGATAGGTGAATTAGAGAGTCTAGTGGTCCTCAACCTGTCGAGCAATCACTTGGTGGGTCCTATCCCTGATGGAATAGGACGACTAAGCAACTTGATTGGTTTGGATCTTTCCAACAACATCCTCGATGGTCAAATTCCCATCAGTCTAGGTAATCTATCTGTGCACAATAACATAAAGTTTTTAGCACTCCCCGGAAATAATTTAACTGGTCCCATCACCAAAGAGTTTGGAAACTTAGTCAGCCTAGACTACCTAGATCTTAGTCAAAACCGTTTTGTAGGTCGCATTCCAACAAACATCAATAATTTTACAAAGCTTGCCACACTGGAACTTTCAGAAAATTTCTTCTCAGGAAATATACCTAATCAAATTGGGGACTTGGTCAAGCTGAAGTCATTAAAACTTCATTCTAATGAACTCTTTGGCTATATTCCGAGCAATTTGGAGAATCTGACAACAATCACTGCCTTATACCTACAGAATAATCACCTTTCCGGCCACATTCCTCAAAGTTTAGGAGACTTGATACGCCTAGAAGAACTACGGCTTGGCATAAACGAACTTAGATATTCAATTCCAAAAAGCATTGGAAATTTGACTAAACTGCATACTTTGACTCTGTGGCGAAATCAACTCTCTGGGGAGATTCCGCAAGCATTTGAAAACCTTGGAAACATGAAACAGTTGGAGCTCCAAGATAACAATTTCACGGGTTCAGTTCCAAACAGCTTATGGAATTTGACAAAAATCACTACCTTATACCTTCACAATAACCAACTTTCTGGCCCCATTTCTCAAGATCTAGGTTCATTGGTGAACTTAAAAAACTTGACACTTAGCCACAACAGACTAACAGGTCATATCCCATACAGCTTAGGCAATTTGACTAAACTTCGTAATATAAACCTCAGCCATAATCAACTTTCTGGACCCATTCCTCAATATATTGGCAACTTAATTGGGCTTACTAGGTTCCAACTAAGTAATAACAATCTCTCTGGTGCCTTACCACCGGGTCTTTGTGTGGGAGGCCGGCTACAAAAGTTCACTGCCAGTGACAACAACTTGGTTGGACCCCTTCCAACAAGCTTTATAAATTGCAGAAGCCTAGTCAGAGTTCGTCTTGAACGGAATCAGCTAAGTGGAGATATTTCTGAGATGGGAGCTCATCCAAATCTTGTCTATATCGATATCAGTTTGAATAAACTGTTTGGTAAATTATCTCAGCGTTGGGGGGAGTGCTACAAACTTACCATGTTACGTGCCTCAAATAATAATATTACAGGAGTCATACCAGAAAGCATTGGACAATTATCTCAGCTAAGGATAATTGATCTTTCATCAAATAGAATCCAAGGGCAGATTCAACCAGAAATTGGTAATCTAACATCACTGTTCAACTTGACTCTGGGTAAAAACTTGCTCCACGGAAGTATACCACAAGAAATTGGATTATTGCGcaacttggagtacttggatttatCTTCAAACAGCCTAAGCGGACTGATAGGAGGGTCAATCGAGCATTGTTTGAAGCTTAGCTTTGTGAAGCTGAGCCATAACCATTTCAATGGCAGCATTCCTGATGAGCTGGGGATGTTGGTAAACCTACAAGAATTGTTAGATCTAAGTGACAACTCATTTGTTGGCACCATTCCGACTCAATTCGGTGGTCTAAGAGTGCTCGAAAATTTGAATCTTTCACACAATGCATTGAGTGGTAGCATTCCACCATCATTTCAGAGTATGACCAGTCTATCATCCATGGATGTCTCCTACAACAACCTAGAAGGACCAGTGCCACAAAGCAGATTCTTTGAAGAAGCTCCATTTGTATGGTTCACGCATAATAAACAATTGTGTGGTTTAGTGAAATGGCTGCCCCCTTGTGACCATACTCCAATGGGTGGACACTACAAGAAGTCCAAACTTGTTTTTCTTGGTATGATACCCGCTATTATGTCTTTCCTGATTATCGCGGTATTGGTAACAATGCAATGCAAAAAGAAGAAACTCAAGGCAGAGGGCGGAAATAGGATACAACAGAACAAGTTGTTCACCATTTGGAACTTTGACGGAGGAAATGTCTACaagcaaattattgatgctacagaaAATTTCAACGAAACTCACTGTATTGGAACTGGAGGGTATGGATCTGTCTATAGAGCTCAAATACCGACTGGCGAGATATTTGCAGTGAAGAAGGTTTGTATGATGGAAGGTGATGAGTCATTTAATCGTGAAATAGATGCTTTGATGCATATTCGTCATCGTAACATTGCCAAGCTGGTCGGATATTGTTCTGGTACTCATCACCGATTTCTTGTATATGAATACATGGATAGAGGGTGCTTAGCAACATCTTTAAAGAGCAAGGAAACTGCAATTGAATTAGACTGGACAAGAAGGTTAACTATTGCTAAGGATATGGCCCATGCTTTGTCTTACATGCATCATGATTGCTTTGCGCCAATTGTTCATAGAGATATAAAAAGTGCCAACATTTTGCTTGATCGGGGGTACAGAGCCTGCATATCTGATTTTGGTATAGCCAAAATACTAGGCGGTGATGTTTCAAATTGCACAAGGCTTGCTGGAACGAAAGGATATCTTGCGCCAG AGCTTGCATATACGACAAGAGTGACGGAGAAGTGTGATGTTTATAGCTTTGGAGTGCTCATGCTTGAGTTGTTTATGGGACGTCATCCGGGCGATTTTCTTTCATCGTTGTCTTGGAAATGTATGACGCTCCAGGATTTGTTAGACACTCGGCTCCCAAGCCCTAAACCTGAGATTGCAAGTGAAATATTCAAAGTGATCACGGCTGCCGTGCAGTGCTTAGAACCTAATCCATCATGTCGTCCGACAATGCAACATGTTACACAACTATTCTGTAAAGTTGAAGGCCCAATTACTCTTGACCATCTACATGCTGAATTCATCGTCCCTGCTCAGTACCATGGATGTTCTTAG